The genome window ATGTGACGAACAGGATCGATGCGAAGGGGCGGGTTTCCGTTCCAGCGCACTTTCGTTCGATCATCCAGACGGCTGGTCACGCGGAACTCTACGCACTGCGTTCTTTGCATCTCCCTGCGCTCGATGTGGGCGGGCCGGAACTCCTGACACGTTTCGACAAGCAGTTGGAGAGCGAGGATCCCTTTGCGGAAACGGCGGACGACATGTCGTTCTATCTCCACGCCGACGGCGGTTTCCTGAAGCTGGACGCGGATGGGCGGATTACGGTTACGGACTTCATTCGCGAACATACGGGCATTTCGGCAGATGTGACCTTTGCGGGCGCCAACACGCATTTTCAGATGTGGCATCCGGACCGGTTCGAAGCGCATCGGACAAGGGTTCGGGAACGGCTGGCGGAAAAGCGCCGTCAGGAAAACCCAAGCATTCCCGTGGGGAGCAGCTGATGGCCGGTTCCGGCAGCAATGCCACGCCTGACACAAGCGGCGATGGTCGTCACATCCCGGTTCTGCTTGAAGAAGTGATTGCTGCGCTCCAGCCGACTCAAGGTCAACTGATCATTGATGGCACATTCGGTGCAGGCGGCTACACGAAACGAATTCTTGAAACCGGCGCTTCTGTTACGGCGGTCGATCGCGATCCTTCGGCTATCGAAGCTGGCCGTGCCATGGAAAAGGAATATTCCGGCCGTCTGACTTTGGTGCAGGGCACATTCTCCACCCTCGATCAGGTAGCCCTTCTCGGCGCACCGGACGGTGTTGTTCTCGATATCGGCGTTTCATCCATGCAGATCGACGAGGCAGAGCGTGGCTTCTCCTTCCAGAAGGACGGACCGCTCGACATGCGCATGTCGAGCTCGGGCCCCAGTGCAGCCGACGTGGTCAATCGTCTGAAGATTGGCGATCTTGCGCGCATCTTCAATTTTCTCGGCGAGGAGCGCCATGCCGGGCGCATCGCCCGCATGATCGAAAAGCGTCGCGCCACCGAGCCGTTCACGCGCACCCGCGATCTTGCCAACGCGATCGAGGCACTCGTTGGCAGAAATCCGAAAGTGCCGATCCATCCGGCGACGCGCGTGTTCCAGGCGCTGCGCATTTTCGTCAATGACGAGTTGGGCGAACTCGTGCGCGCGCTTCACGCCGCCGAGCGGGTTCTGAAACCTGGCGGGCGTCTTGTCGTCGTCACGTTCCATTCGCTGGAAGACCGCATCGTCAAGCGATTCTTCTCCGATCGTTCAGGTGTCGGCGGCGGGTCACGTCATCTGCCGCAGCTCGAACAGCGCCTGGCTAGCTTCACACCGGTCGGGAAGGGCATTGTCACTCCAACAGAAGCAGAAGCCGCGCGAAATCCCCGCGCACGCTCGGCGAAGTTGCGTGCCGGTGTCCGCACGGACCATCCGCCGCTCGCCGAAGATCACTCGATCTACGGCTTGCCCAATCTTCCGGTTTTCCATGAAACGGCGAGGAGCTGATCCGTGCTGCGTACCTTCGACATCATTTTGATCGGACTGATGATTACGGCCGCCGCGGTGACCTACAAGATCAAGCACGACGCTGAAAAGCAGATGGCGCAGGTCAGCAAACTCGAGCGCATGATCACGGATGAAAAGGATACGATCGATCTGCTCAAAGCGGACTGGAGCCTGCTGACCCAGCCAAATCGCCTGCAGAAACTGGTTGAATCTTTCCAGGGGCAGTTGGACCTGCAGGGGGTCGAAGCCCAACAGATCGTCGATATCAATGATTTGCCCCAGCCGAAGCCTGTGTCGGAGGGCTTCGATGATGTTGCCAATATCATCACAGAAGCAAATGCGGGCAAGACAGTCAAACCGGACACGACTATGACCGGCAGCATCGACAAACCGAAGGCGGCGGCAAAGCCGGCCAAGCGAATTGTCCCGAATGCAGTGCCAAAGGGAGCGGGGCTCTATTGATGGCTGGGATCTGGATCAAACGGAAGAAAGCTGGACTGGAAGCGGGCACTGCCCCTGCCTTTGCGCTCGACGCCAGGAAGAAGAAATCGGGCAATCGCGCACGCAACCGCGTGCTGATGGCGATGGCCTGCTTCATGGGCATTTATGGAGTCATCAGCGGCCGCCTCGTCTATTATGGCATGCAGGAAGATACGACAGGCTATAATGGCCCGACCGGCGCTGTGCTCGCTTCGCGTCCCGACATTCTCGATCGCAATGGCGAGGTCCTCGCGACCGATATCAAAACCGCCTCGCTTTATGCAGAACCACGCAAGATCATCGATCCGGATGAAGCTGTGGAACTGCTCTCGACGGTTCTGCCGGATCTCAATTTCGAACAAACTTACAGCCGTCTCAAGAGCGGTTCGGGTTTTGCCTGGCTCAAGCGCGGGCTAACACCGCAGCAGAAAAGCCAGATCATGGCGCTCGGCATTCCAGGTATCGGTTTCAGGACCGAAAAGTCACGTTTCTATCCTGGGGGCCCCACTGCCTCCCACATCCTTGGTCTCGTCAATATCGACAACCAGGGTATTGCCGGCATGGAGAAATACATTGACGAGCAGGGTCTGTCGGACCTGCGCGATGTCGGTCTTGCCGACAGTCGCTCGCTTGAGCCGGTGCGCTTGTCGATCGATCTGCGCGTCCAGCATGTCGTGCGCGATGTCGTCGTAAGTGCGATGCAGCGCTACCGAGCTATCGCGGCGGGCGCTGTGGTGATCAATGTTCGCACCGGCGAAGTGCTGGCCATGGCATCAGCGCCGGATTTCGATCCAAACAACCCGTTCAATGCGCTCGATAAAGACCGCCTCAACCGTATGTCGGCGGGCACTTATGAAATGGGGTCGACCATCAAGAGTTTTACGACGGCGATGGCACTTGATTCTGGCAAGGTCAATCTGAACAGCACCTTCGACGCCAGCCGCCCGATCACCATCGGGCACCAGACGATCCGTGATTTTCATGGCAAGCACCGTACGCTGAGCTTGCCGGAGGTGTTTATTTACTCCTCCAATATTGGTTCGGCGAAGGAAGCGGACGTTGTTGGCATTGAGGGCCATCGCGAATTCCTGCATCGCATGGGTCTTCTGGATCGCATGACCACGGAACTGCCTGAAGTCGCGCGCCCGATGGAGCCAAAAGTGTGGAAGAAGGTGCACTCCATCACCATCGCCTTCGGTCACGGAATGGCGACGACGCCGCTGCAGACAGCTGTTGGCGCTGCCGCGCTCATGAATGGCGGCAAGCTCATAGAGCCCACCTTCCTGCCACGCACGATCGAAGATGCCAACAAGGTGGCAAAGCAGGTGGTGAGTGAAAAAACCAGTGAGGACATGCGCTATCTTTATCGTCTGAACGCTGAGAAAGGCTCTGGTGGTTCCGGTAACCGGGCGACAGTTCCCGGGTATCGTGTCGGTGGCAAGACGGGTACCGCGGAAAAGGTCATCAATGGCCGTTATTCAAGCGATGTGCGGTTCAACGCTTTCGTTGCAGCATTTCCGATCGACAAGCCTGAATATGTTGTCTTGACGATCATCGACGAACCGAAGGCCGAGGAAGGTAAAGTTGGTGCTACGGCTGGCTTTAACGCTGCCCCGATGGTTGCCGATATCATCCGGCGGTCCGCATCATTTCTCGGCGTGAAGCCTGATTTCGGTGAAGAACAAGAATCTGCTCCAATGATGGTGACGTTTGATGACTAGAGCGAATTCCGACCAAATGGACGCAGTTCTGTTTCCCGGATGGCGAGACAATCCACGCGGAAGGTGGCGAGGCCGATGCGTTCCCATCGGACGACGCCGCCTGATAAAGTGGGTGTCCGCCAGCCGGAAACCCGAAGGGCCGGGTGAATTCGGGCCAAATCCTGCGGTCTTCGGCGTCGCCCGATGGATAAACATCGGTCTCGCCAAACCCCTTGACCTTGTCCACGAATTCCCTGCGGCAGAACGGGTCGATTTGGTCGTAATTCGATCTAATGCCGCAGATTCGACTCAAAACGATGCGCATTGCGAGCAGACTCGATGAATTTACGACCTATATGAAGAAGAACGTTTGAAAATGGGTTCCAGTCCGGCCATGAAACTGAAAGATCTGAATGGCATTCCTGCCTTGGCTATCTCCGAACTCGGAGAGAAGACGATCAATGGCTTGACGTCGGACTCCCGGCTGGTTCAGCGCGGATTTCTGTTTGCGGCTCTCAAGGGCTCCAAGGCCGATGGTGGCACCTATGCCGCAGATGCGGCGGCCCGCGGCGCCGCTGTTATCGTTACGTCCAAGGGGGCGAAGCTCGGCAAGATTGCGCTTCCAATTATCTATGTCGACGATCCTCGCCGCACTCTGGCATTGGCCGCGGCCAGCTTCTACAAACTCCAGCCGGATGTAATGGTCGCCATTACCGGGACCAGTGGCAAAACCTCGGTTGCCTCTTTTACGCGCCAGATCTGGGCGCAGGCGGGCTTCGCTTCGGCAAGCATCGGCACCACCGGCGTTGTATCCCCCAAGCGTGACGACTACGGCTCCTTGACAACGCCAGATCCGGTCGAACTGCATAAATTGCTGCGCGAACTGGTCGAAGAAGGCGTGACTCACGCTGCGATGGAAGCGTCATCCCATGGTCTTGATCAGCGCCGTCTCGACGGGGTCAGGCTTTCTGCCGGTGCCTTCACCAATCTCGGCCGCGATCACATGGACTACCATGCAACCGTCGAGGAGTATCACGCCGCCAAGTTGCGCCTCTTCACAGAATTGCTGCCGAAGGGAGCGCCGGCGGTCATTTTCGCCGATGATCCATTCTCCAAGCCGACCATTGCCGCTGCCACCGAAGCCGGTTGCACGGTTTTGACGGTTGGCCGCAAGGGTGACTTCATCACGCTGAAGCGCGTCGAGCACGAGCGGTTCCGCCAGCATGTGGAAGTGCACATTGCAGGCGAAATTTATGAGATCACGCTGCCGCTTGCGGGCGACTTCCAGGTGGCCAATGGACTGGTCGCGGCAGGTCTTGCCATTGCGACCGGTGTGCCCGCTGCGGCCGCGATGCGCGGTCTGGAGCGGCTCAAGGGTGCGCCTGGGCGGCTCGATCTCGTCGGTGCCACCGAGGACGGCGCGCCCGCCTATGTCGACTACGCCCACAAACCCGATGCGCTGGAAAATGTCCTGGCCTCCGTCCGGCCGTTCACCACGGGCCGGGTCATCGTGGTGTTCGGCTGTGGTGGCGACCGCGACAAGGGCAAGCGTCCGATGATGGGCGAAATCGCCACTCGCCTTGCCGATGTCGTCATCGTGACTGATGACAATCCGCGTTCGGAAGTGCCTGCCACAATCCGCTCCGAGATTCTGGCCGCGGCACCCGGTGCCCGCGAAATCCCGGACCGCCGCGAAGCAATCCGCGAAGCCGTCGCCATGATGAAATCGGGTGATACGCTGATCGTTGCCGGAAAGGGCCACGAGGAGGGGCAGACCGTCGGAGATGTCGTCCTGCCATTCTCCGACCATGCCGAGGTTGGACAGGCGCTGAAGGACCGGCTCGCACGGGAGAGCGGCGCATGAGTCTGCTCTGGACTTCCGAAGCGATGATCGAAGCCATGAATGGTAGACCCGTCGGCAAGCTGCCTGAAGGAATTACCGGCATTTCAATCGACACCCGCACGTTGCGCCAGGGCGAGGCATTCTTTGCCATCAAGGGGGATGCGCTCGACGGCCATGACTATGCAACCGCGGCTGTTGCTGCAGGTGCGGCCCTTCTTGTGGTCGCCGAGGCCAAATTGCCCGCTCTTGGCAAGCTGAAGGCGCCGATGATTGTCGTCGACGACGTCCTGGCCGCGATGACACGGCTTGGCATTGCCTCCAGAGAGCGTTCTCATGCGCAGATCATTGCCGTGACTGGTTCTGTCGGCAAGACAACGACCAAGGAAGCGCTTCGGCATGTGCTTTCCGAAGTCGGCAAGGTGCATGCATCGGTTGCATCTTTCAACAATCATTGGGGTGTCCCGCTGACGCTGGCCCGTATGCCGGCAGATGCGGATTACGGAGTGTTCGAGATCGGCATGAACCACGCCGATGAAATCCGCCCGCTGGTCAAGATGGTTCGCCCTCACGTTGCACTGATTACCCTGATCGCACCGGCGCATCTCGGCCATTTCAAGAACCTTCAGGAAATCGCCACCGCCAAGGGGGAGATTTTCGAAGGGCTTGTGCCGGGCGGTTACGCGCTGCTCAATCGCGACGACAAGCACTTCAAGCTGCTGGAGACGTTGGCACGCGAAGCAGGCGTCGAGCACATCAAGAGTTTCGGCGAAAATGCGCGTGCCGATTATCGCCTGACCAAACTGAAACTGCACGGCGAGTGCTCGTGCATGACAGCACGTCTTGCCGGCGAAGAAGTGGTCGCCAAAATCGGTGCGCCCGGTCGGCACATCGTGCAGAACGTTCTGGCGGTCCTGGGGGCAGCACATCTGACAGGCGCTGACATGGCCAAGGTCACCTTGGCATTGGCATCGCTACGGCCGGAGAGCGGGCGAGGTGCGCGTCATACGCTTGAAGTCGCCAAGGGCACGTTCACGATGATCGATGAGAGCTACAATGCCAACCCGGCATCGATGCGTGCTGCGATCGAGCTTTTGGCAGCCGCTACACCTGCCGGCAAAGGCCGGCGTATTGCAGTGCTTGGCGACATGCTGGAGTTGGGCAAGCAGGCGCCGAAGCTGCATGCGGAGTTGTCATCGGTAATCGTCGCCAACCATATCAACATGGTTTTTCTCGGCGGACCCGAGATGGCGGCGCTCAAAGCGGCCATGCCGGTTGAATTTCATGCCGAATACAGGCAGAGCGTAGAGGAACTGCAACCGCAATTGCTGAACACGATAAGGGCTGGTGACGTGATCATGATCAAGTCATCGAAGGGGACCGGATTCTCCCAGATCGTGAAAACACTCTTGCAGAAATACAACACCGTGGAGCCTGCTGGTCCTGCCGAATAGGCCTACGGGGATGGGGATTGACCTATGCTTTATTATCTCGCCGGTCTGGCGGAACATATCCAGTTTCTCAACGTGTTCCGTTACATCACGTTCAGGACCGGCGGTGCGCTGATCACATCGGCGCTGATTGTGTTTCTGTTTGGACCGCGCATCATCGATTCGTTGCGGATTAGGCAGGGACGCGGCCAGCCAATCCGTGCCGACGGCCCGCAGACTCACTTCAAGAAGGCCGGTACACCCACGATGGGCGGTCTGATGATCATGACGGGTATCATCGTATCGTCCCTGTTGTGGGCCAACTGGTCGAATGTCTATGTGTGGATCGTTCTGCTGGTTGCTTTGTCCTTTGGCGCCATCGGCTTTTACGATGATTATCTGAAGGTCAGCAAACAGACGTTCAAGGGCTTTTCGGCCCGGGCACGCCTCGGCATTGAATTCCTGGTTGCTGCCATAGCTGGCCTTGCCATCATGTGGGCAGGGCAGGAGCCCTTCTCCTCGTCGCTGACTTTCCCGTTCGCCAAGCAGCTCATTCTCAATCTGGGTATTTTCTTCATCCCGTTCGCTGCCTTCGTCATGGTCGGCGCCGGCAATGCGGTGAATTTCACCGATGGTCTCGATGGTCTTGCCACGGTGCCGGTGATGATTGCCGCGGCATCCTTTGGTGTGATCGCCTATCTGTCGGGTAATGCGATCTTTGCTGACTATCTGCAGATCCATTTCACCCCGGGCACGGGTGAACTTGCTGTCGTGCTAGGTTCGGTTATCGGTGCTGGTCTCGGCTTCCTGTGGTTCAATGCACCGCCTGCCGCAATTTTCATGGGTGATACGGGATCCCTCGCGCTCGGCGGCCTCATCGGCGCCGTCGCAGTTGCCACCAAACACGAGATCGTCCTCGCCATCATCGGCGGCGTCTTCGTCATGGAAGCCATGTCGGTCATCATCCAGGTGGCATCGTTCAAGATGACCGGCAAGCGGGTCTTCCTGATGGCACCCATTCATCATCACTTCGAAAAGAAAGGCTGGACCGAGAGCCAGGTGGTGATCCGCTTCTGGATCATCGCCGTGATCCTCGCACTGATCGGCCTTTCCACGCTCAAGCTCAGATAAGGTTTCTTGCATGATTGCTGCCCACTCCATGAAGGACAAGACCGTCGCGCTCTTCGGGCTCGGCGGTTCGGGCATTGCTACAGCGCAGGCTATTCTTGCGGGCGGAGCGAAGGTCATCGCCTGGGACGACAATCCCGACAGCGTGGCGCGGGCGCAAAGTGGCGGGATCGAGACCAATGATCTGCGACAGGTAGACTGGAAACAGTTTTCCTCTTTCATCCTGTCGCCCGGTGTGCCCCTGACGCATCCGCGTCCGCACTGGACCGTGGACCTGGCAAAAGCTGCCGGCGTCGAAATCATCGGCGATGTCGAACTCTTCGTGCGCGAGCGCAATCTTGCGCGCAAGAACACCCCATTCATCGCGATCACCGGTACAAACGGCAAATCGACGACCACGGCCCTGATCGCTCACATTATCAAATCGTCAGGTCGCGACATGCAGCTTGGCGGCAATATCGGCACTGCTGTCATGACGCTGGAGCCTCCGGCAGACGATCGCGTTTATGTGGTCGAATGCTCATCCTATCAGATCGACCTGGCGCCGTCGCTCAACCCCACGGCGGGCATTCTCCTGAACCTGACGCCGGATCACCTGGACCGGCATGGCACGATGCAACACTACGCGGAAATCAAGGAGCGTCTTGTTGCCGGCAGCGACACGGCGATCGTCGGGGTCGACGACAGTTTTTGCGCCGCAATCGCTGATCGGCTGGAGCGGACGGGCAAGTCTGTCATCCGCATTTCCAAGCGCCTGGCCATCTCTGACGGTTATTTTGCCGATGGCTCCAACCTCGTTCACACCAGAAAAGGTGATCGAAATGTCGTCGTGTCACTTGCCGGCATCGGCTCTTTGCGTGGCGAACACAATGCGCAGAATGCGTTGGCAGCATTCGCAGCCTGCCGCGCTGTTGGTCTTTCGGTGGAAGAGATCAACGCCGGATTGAAGAACTTTCCCGGTCTCGCCCATCGCATGGAACAGGTTGCACGGCTCGGAAAGACGCTGTTCGTCAACGATTCCAAGGCAACAAATGCGGAGGCGGCGGCACCTGCGCTGTCCTCGTTCCCGCGTATTTACTGGATTGCCGGAGGGCTGCCCAAGGAAGGCGGCATCGCTTCGCTATCCGGCTTTTTCCCGCGCATCGCCAAGGCCTATCTGATTGGGGAAGCCGCGCCGCAATTTGCGGCAACACTCGGCGAGGCGGCGCCTTACGAGATATCCGGCACAATAGGGGCTGCAGTGGAACACGCTGCACGCGACGCGGCCAGGGATGGTTCTACGGAACCCGTGGTCCTGCTGTCACCGGCCTGTGCCAGTTTCGATCAGTTCCAGAATTTCGAAAAACGCGGCGAGGCATTCCGCTCCGCCGTTCTGGCGCTCGCGGGCGCATCACCTATTGGAGGGCTCTTGAATGGTTAGTCGTGTTGACCGTGGTCCCGTAGCCGACTGGTGGTGGACGATCGATCGCTTTCTCCTGGCAGCCTGCCTTGCGCTGATGGGACTGGGCATCCTGCTTTCTTTTGCAGCCAGCCCCGCCGTTGCCGAGCGCATCGGGCTCGACAGTTTTCATTTCGTCAAACGGCAGGCGTTGTTCATGGTGCCCGCGGTCATCGTCATGTTCGCCGTATCCTTCATGGCGCCTCGGACAATTCGCCGGTTCGCCATGATCATGCTCGGTATCTCGCTCGTGGCAATGGTTGGTGCGTTGTTCTTCGGTATCGAGGTCAAGGGTGCGCGGCGCTGGGTTTCGCTGGCGGGCGTTTCGATTCAGCCGTCGGAGTTCATGAAGCCTGCCTTCGTCATTGTTTGCGCGTGGCTGTTTGCAGAGAATGAGCGCCGCAAGGATATTCCGGGGAACTTCTTCTCGATGGTGCTGTTCTGTGTGGTTGCGGCACTCCTCGTCGCGCAGCCCGATCTCGGGCAGACCATTCTGACGGCAGTCACCTGGGGCGCGATGTTTTTCATGGCCGGCGTACCGTGGCTCTGGATCATCGGCCTTGGTGTTCTCGCGGTGGGCGGTTTCTTCGGCGCCTATACGGTTTTTCCGCACGTGGCTGGCCGTATCGACCGGTTTCTGACCGGCGAGGGTGATACGTTCCAGGTAGATACCGGCCGCGAAGCCATTATTCGCGGTGGGTGGTTTGGCCAGGGGCCGGGTGAGGGCACGATCAAGCGCATCATTCCCGACAGTCACACGGATTTTATCTTCTCGGTGACGGCGGAAGAATACGGCATTGCGCTTTGTCTGCTGATTGTCCTCATCTTCGCTTTCATCGTTATTCGCGGCTTGTCCATTGCGCTGAAGGAACGCGATGATTTCACCCGGCTTTCGGTCTCGGGTCTGGTGATTCTGTTCGGCTTTCAATCGATCATCAACATGTCGGTCAATCTGCATTTGATGCCTGCGAAGGGTATGACGCTTCCATTCATTTCCTACGGCGGCTCGTCGCTTATTGCGGTTGCAATCTCGACGGGGCTCTTGCTCGCGCTGACGCGGCGCCGGCCCGAAGCACGCCGTTCGGCGACACTGGCCAACTCGAAGATGCATTCGATGGCCGGTGCAGTCTGAGTGGCCATGGCTAAAGGTACGATATTTCTGTGCGCCGGGGGCACTGGCGGTCATTTATTCCCCGCCGAGGCATTGGCGCATGAGCTGATCGCGCGCGGCTGGGAAATTCATCTGGCAACCGACGATCGAGCTCAGCGATTCACCAGTGCTTTTCCTGCCAAGAAGATTCATGTCGTGCGATCGGCTACGATCGCCGGGCGCAATCCGTTCGCGCTGGCAAAGACCTTCTGGACGCTGTGGCAGGGCAATCTTGATTCCCGCAAGCTCTTTCGCTCGGTAAAGCCAAAACTCGTTGCCGGGTTTGGCGGTTACCCGACCCTGCCGCCGCTCTATGCAGCAAGT of Phyllobacterium zundukense contains these proteins:
- a CDS encoding UDP-N-acetylmuramoyl-L-alanyl-D-glutamate--2,6-diaminopimelate ligase: MKLKDLNGIPALAISELGEKTINGLTSDSRLVQRGFLFAALKGSKADGGTYAADAAARGAAVIVTSKGAKLGKIALPIIYVDDPRRTLALAAASFYKLQPDVMVAITGTSGKTSVASFTRQIWAQAGFASASIGTTGVVSPKRDDYGSLTTPDPVELHKLLRELVEEGVTHAAMEASSHGLDQRRLDGVRLSAGAFTNLGRDHMDYHATVEEYHAAKLRLFTELLPKGAPAVIFADDPFSKPTIAAATEAGCTVLTVGRKGDFITLKRVEHERFRQHVEVHIAGEIYEITLPLAGDFQVANGLVAAGLAIATGVPAAAAMRGLERLKGAPGRLDLVGATEDGAPAYVDYAHKPDALENVLASVRPFTTGRVIVVFGCGGDRDKGKRPMMGEIATRLADVVIVTDDNPRSEVPATIRSEILAAAPGAREIPDRREAIREAVAMMKSGDTLIVAGKGHEEGQTVGDVVLPFSDHAEVGQALKDRLARESGA
- the mraY gene encoding phospho-N-acetylmuramoyl-pentapeptide-transferase, which encodes MLYYLAGLAEHIQFLNVFRYITFRTGGALITSALIVFLFGPRIIDSLRIRQGRGQPIRADGPQTHFKKAGTPTMGGLMIMTGIIVSSLLWANWSNVYVWIVLLVALSFGAIGFYDDYLKVSKQTFKGFSARARLGIEFLVAAIAGLAIMWAGQEPFSSSLTFPFAKQLILNLGIFFIPFAAFVMVGAGNAVNFTDGLDGLATVPVMIAAASFGVIAYLSGNAIFADYLQIHFTPGTGELAVVLGSVIGAGLGFLWFNAPPAAIFMGDTGSLALGGLIGAVAVATKHEIVLAIIGGVFVMEAMSVIIQVASFKMTGKRVFLMAPIHHHFEKKGWTESQVVIRFWIIAVILALIGLSTLKLR
- the murD gene encoding UDP-N-acetylmuramoyl-L-alanine--D-glutamate ligase; this translates as MIAAHSMKDKTVALFGLGGSGIATAQAILAGGAKVIAWDDNPDSVARAQSGGIETNDLRQVDWKQFSSFILSPGVPLTHPRPHWTVDLAKAAGVEIIGDVELFVRERNLARKNTPFIAITGTNGKSTTTALIAHIIKSSGRDMQLGGNIGTAVMTLEPPADDRVYVVECSSYQIDLAPSLNPTAGILLNLTPDHLDRHGTMQHYAEIKERLVAGSDTAIVGVDDSFCAAIADRLERTGKSVIRISKRLAISDGYFADGSNLVHTRKGDRNVVVSLAGIGSLRGEHNAQNALAAFAACRAVGLSVEEINAGLKNFPGLAHRMEQVARLGKTLFVNDSKATNAEAAAPALSSFPRIYWIAGGLPKEGGIASLSGFFPRIAKAYLIGEAAPQFAATLGEAAPYEISGTIGAAVEHAARDAARDGSTEPVVLLSPACASFDQFQNFEKRGEAFRSAVLALAGASPIGGLLNG
- the ftsL gene encoding cell division protein FtsL, coding for MLRTFDIILIGLMITAAAVTYKIKHDAEKQMAQVSKLERMITDEKDTIDLLKADWSLLTQPNRLQKLVESFQGQLDLQGVEAQQIVDINDLPQPKPVSEGFDDVANIITEANAGKTVKPDTTMTGSIDKPKAAAKPAKRIVPNAVPKGAGLY
- the mraZ gene encoding division/cell wall cluster transcriptional repressor MraZ — translated: MNRFLGHVTNRIDAKGRVSVPAHFRSIIQTAGHAELYALRSLHLPALDVGGPELLTRFDKQLESEDPFAETADDMSFYLHADGGFLKLDADGRITVTDFIREHTGISADVTFAGANTHFQMWHPDRFEAHRTRVRERLAEKRRQENPSIPVGSS
- the ftsW gene encoding putative lipid II flippase FtsW; translation: MVSRVDRGPVADWWWTIDRFLLAACLALMGLGILLSFAASPAVAERIGLDSFHFVKRQALFMVPAVIVMFAVSFMAPRTIRRFAMIMLGISLVAMVGALFFGIEVKGARRWVSLAGVSIQPSEFMKPAFVIVCAWLFAENERRKDIPGNFFSMVLFCVVAALLVAQPDLGQTILTAVTWGAMFFMAGVPWLWIIGLGVLAVGGFFGAYTVFPHVAGRIDRFLTGEGDTFQVDTGREAIIRGGWFGQGPGEGTIKRIIPDSHTDFIFSVTAEEYGIALCLLIVLIFAFIVIRGLSIALKERDDFTRLSVSGLVILFGFQSIINMSVNLHLMPAKGMTLPFISYGGSSLIAVAISTGLLLALTRRRPEARRSATLANSKMHSMAGAV
- a CDS encoding UDP-N-acetylmuramoylalanyl-D-glutamyl-2,6-diaminopimelate--D-alanyl-D-alanine ligase, whose product is MSLLWTSEAMIEAMNGRPVGKLPEGITGISIDTRTLRQGEAFFAIKGDALDGHDYATAAVAAGAALLVVAEAKLPALGKLKAPMIVVDDVLAAMTRLGIASRERSHAQIIAVTGSVGKTTTKEALRHVLSEVGKVHASVASFNNHWGVPLTLARMPADADYGVFEIGMNHADEIRPLVKMVRPHVALITLIAPAHLGHFKNLQEIATAKGEIFEGLVPGGYALLNRDDKHFKLLETLAREAGVEHIKSFGENARADYRLTKLKLHGECSCMTARLAGEEVVAKIGAPGRHIVQNVLAVLGAAHLTGADMAKVTLALASLRPESGRGARHTLEVAKGTFTMIDESYNANPASMRAAIELLAAATPAGKGRRIAVLGDMLELGKQAPKLHAELSSVIVANHINMVFLGGPEMAALKAAMPVEFHAEYRQSVEELQPQLLNTIRAGDVIMIKSSKGTGFSQIVKTLLQKYNTVEPAGPAE
- the rsmH gene encoding 16S rRNA (cytosine(1402)-N(4))-methyltransferase RsmH produces the protein MAGSGSNATPDTSGDGRHIPVLLEEVIAALQPTQGQLIIDGTFGAGGYTKRILETGASVTAVDRDPSAIEAGRAMEKEYSGRLTLVQGTFSTLDQVALLGAPDGVVLDIGVSSMQIDEAERGFSFQKDGPLDMRMSSSGPSAADVVNRLKIGDLARIFNFLGEERHAGRIARMIEKRRATEPFTRTRDLANAIEALVGRNPKVPIHPATRVFQALRIFVNDELGELVRALHAAERVLKPGGRLVVVTFHSLEDRIVKRFFSDRSGVGGGSRHLPQLEQRLASFTPVGKGIVTPTEAEAARNPRARSAKLRAGVRTDHPPLAEDHSIYGLPNLPVFHETARS
- a CDS encoding peptidoglycan D,D-transpeptidase FtsI family protein → MAGIWIKRKKAGLEAGTAPAFALDARKKKSGNRARNRVLMAMACFMGIYGVISGRLVYYGMQEDTTGYNGPTGAVLASRPDILDRNGEVLATDIKTASLYAEPRKIIDPDEAVELLSTVLPDLNFEQTYSRLKSGSGFAWLKRGLTPQQKSQIMALGIPGIGFRTEKSRFYPGGPTASHILGLVNIDNQGIAGMEKYIDEQGLSDLRDVGLADSRSLEPVRLSIDLRVQHVVRDVVVSAMQRYRAIAAGAVVINVRTGEVLAMASAPDFDPNNPFNALDKDRLNRMSAGTYEMGSTIKSFTTAMALDSGKVNLNSTFDASRPITIGHQTIRDFHGKHRTLSLPEVFIYSSNIGSAKEADVVGIEGHREFLHRMGLLDRMTTELPEVARPMEPKVWKKVHSITIAFGHGMATTPLQTAVGAAALMNGGKLIEPTFLPRTIEDANKVAKQVVSEKTSEDMRYLYRLNAEKGSGGSGNRATVPGYRVGGKTGTAEKVINGRYSSDVRFNAFVAAFPIDKPEYVVLTIIDEPKAEEGKVGATAGFNAAPMVADIIRRSASFLGVKPDFGEEQESAPMMVTFDD